In Anaerolineae bacterium, the following are encoded in one genomic region:
- a CDS encoding YwiC-like family protein: MSSTQTLPANPVRLKSVAIPSEHGGWGFLLEPLILGLLLAPTAAGLGITLGTAGAFLARHPLKLAVADWRRGRRFARTRLAEQVAAAYVLIALLGLVLAIALAGPGILAPLLIAIPLGLLQLAFDFRGQSRHLLPELAGPVALATSATMIALAGGWQLQPALLLTLLLTARAIPSILYVRARLRLSKGQPAWPAAAILCHLAGVALVAALAAAGLTPWLAFIALSILTLRAAWVLQQRHRDVPARVIGFLEIGFGLLTALLIAAGYAFHL, translated from the coding sequence ATGTCATCGACCCAGACCCTACCAGCCAATCCTGTACGCCTGAAATCCGTAGCCATCCCCAGTGAGCACGGCGGCTGGGGCTTCCTGCTGGAACCACTGATCCTTGGGCTGCTGCTCGCACCTACCGCCGCGGGCCTGGGCATCACGTTGGGCACAGCCGGGGCGTTCCTGGCCCGCCATCCGCTCAAGCTAGCAGTCGCAGACTGGCGACGCGGGCGGCGTTTCGCGCGGACGCGCTTGGCCGAACAGGTTGCCGCTGCCTACGTCCTGATCGCCCTGCTTGGCCTGGTGCTGGCGATCGCCCTCGCCGGGCCAGGCATCCTGGCTCCCCTGCTGATCGCCATACCGCTGGGGCTGCTACAGCTTGCCTTTGACTTCCGCGGGCAGAGCCGCCACCTGCTGCCAGAACTGGCCGGGCCGGTCGCGCTGGCTACCAGTGCGACCATGATCGCGCTGGCCGGCGGCTGGCAGCTGCAACCGGCGCTGCTGCTGACCCTCCTGCTTACAGCCCGCGCCATCCCTTCGATTCTGTATGTACGTGCCCGCCTGCGCCTGTCCAAAGGCCAACCGGCGTGGCCAGCCGCAGCAATCCTCTGCCATCTGGCCGGTGTTGCGCTGGTCGCTGCGCTGGCCGCCGCCGGCCTGACGCCATGGCTGGCCTTCATCGCCCTCAGTATCCTGACACTGCGGGCTGCTTGGGTGTTGCAGCAACGCCACCGGGACGTTCCTGCCAGAGTTATCGGATTCCTGGAAATAGGCTTTGGTCTGTTGACTGCATTGTTGATCGCTGCCGGATACGCCTTTCACCTTTAG